Proteins encoded within one genomic window of Scomber japonicus isolate fScoJap1 chromosome 16, fScoJap1.pri, whole genome shotgun sequence:
- the c16h2orf50 gene encoding uncharacterized protein C2orf50 homolog: MEMNNVRRVSSAGYRLPERSTGNRPTTSQPAADTSRYGKGDTMTSAHNADRSDTVKQDQVWKELVWTERRGVREWERNWSFLRNYDQMGQLRPREPLPSYVSLFSKRVPNTSNQMCGSRLSTPLGSELVKLDRLLLWSGSHNRRKQDPDILPY, translated from the exons ATGGAGATGAACAATGTTAGACGTGTTTCCTCTGCTGGATACCGACTACCGGAGCGATCCACCGGGAACAGGCCGACAACAAGCCAGCCAGCTGCCGATACAAGTCGCTACGGTAAAGGAGACACGATGACTTCAGCTCATAATGCAGACAGGAGCGATACTGTTAAACAAGACCAGGTGTGGAAGGAGCTGGTGTggactgagaggagaggagtcagagAATG GGAGAGGAACTGGAGCTTTCTCAGGAACTACGATCAGATG GGACAACTGAGGCCAAGGGAGCCTTTACCCAGCTATGTGTCACTCTTCTCTAAACGTGTCCCCAACACCAGCAACCAGATGTGTGGGAGCAGACTGTCCACTCCACTGGGGAGTGAACTGGTCAAACTGGACAGATTGCTCCTCTGGTCTGGAAGCCATAACAGGCGCAAGCAGGATCCAGATATCCTGCCCTACTAG